A window from Gallus gallus isolate bGalGal1 chromosome 5, bGalGal1.mat.broiler.GRCg7b, whole genome shotgun sequence encodes these proteins:
- the ARL14EP gene encoding ARL14 effector protein isoform X1: MDPCSVGVQLQATNECHKTYYTRHTGFKTKEDISSFDLLLLQLRTGMTLSENDTICFHHAKIYIERFEDLQKSCCDPFNMHRKLSKKNLRAIDLHDATFLTAKFGRQFVPGWKLCPKCMQVINGSVDVEAEERQRRKLDSDGRTAKALKSLQFTNPGRQTEFTPETSKREKRRLQTKNPSFNSDRQVIPAKSKVYDSQGLLLYSGMDLCDCLDEDCLGCFYACPKCGSNKCGTECRCDRKWLYEQIEIEGGEIIRNKHVGKGLHAAEMNSTCLFPN; this comes from the exons ATGGATCCTTGTTCAGTTGGAGTCCAGCTTCAAGCTACCAATGAATGTCATAAGACCTATTATACCCGTCACACTGGCTTCAAGACTAAGGAAGATATATCTTCATTTGATCTACTGTTGCTTCAGCTTAGGACTGGGATGACCCTTTCAGAAAACGACACTATCTGCTTTCATCATGCAAAAATTTACATTGAAAGATTTGAAGACTTACAAAAGTCATGTTGTGATCCCTTTAATATGCACAGAAAACTGTCAAAGAAAAACTTGCGTGCAATTGACCTGCATGACGCAACTTTTCTAACTGCCAAGTTTGGAAGACAGTTTGTACCTGGTTGGAAGCTTTGTCCCAAATGTATGCAGGTAATAAATGGCAGTGTGGATGTCGAAGCTGAAGAACGCCAAAGAAGAAAGCTTGATTCGGAC GGGCGTACAGCTAAGGCTTTGAAGTCTCTGCAGTTTACTAACCCAGGACGACAGACTGAATTCACTCCTGAGACCagtaagagggaaaaaagaaggctgcaaacaaaaaatccatcATTTAACTCTGACAG GCAAGTTATACCAGCCAAGAGTAAAGTCTACGATAGCCAGGGACTACTTCTTTACAGTGGGATGGACCTCTGTGACTGTCTTGATGAAGATTGCCTGGGATGTTTCTATGCTTGCCCCAAGTGTGGCTCCAACAAATGTGGCACCGAATGTCGCTGTGACCGCAAATGGCTTTATGAGCAAATTGAGATAGAAGGAGGAGAAATCATTCGTAATAAGCACGTTG gTAAAGGTTTACATGCAGCTGAAATGAATTCAACCTGTCTGTTCCCAAACTAA
- the ARL14EP gene encoding ARL14 effector protein isoform X2: MDPCSVGVQLQATNECHKTYYTRHTGFKTKEDISSFDLLLLQLRTGMTLSENDTICFHHAKIYIERFEDLQKSCCDPFNMHRKLSKKNLRAIDLHDATFLTAKFGRQFVPGWKLCPKCMQVINGSVDVEAEERQRRKLDSDGRTAKALKSLQFTNPGRQTEFTPETSKREKRRLQTKNPSFNSDRQVIPAKSKVYDSQGLLLYSGMDLCDCLDEDCLGCFYACPKCGSNKCGTECRCDRKWLYEQIEIEGGEIIRNKHVG, translated from the exons ATGGATCCTTGTTCAGTTGGAGTCCAGCTTCAAGCTACCAATGAATGTCATAAGACCTATTATACCCGTCACACTGGCTTCAAGACTAAGGAAGATATATCTTCATTTGATCTACTGTTGCTTCAGCTTAGGACTGGGATGACCCTTTCAGAAAACGACACTATCTGCTTTCATCATGCAAAAATTTACATTGAAAGATTTGAAGACTTACAAAAGTCATGTTGTGATCCCTTTAATATGCACAGAAAACTGTCAAAGAAAAACTTGCGTGCAATTGACCTGCATGACGCAACTTTTCTAACTGCCAAGTTTGGAAGACAGTTTGTACCTGGTTGGAAGCTTTGTCCCAAATGTATGCAGGTAATAAATGGCAGTGTGGATGTCGAAGCTGAAGAACGCCAAAGAAGAAAGCTTGATTCGGAC GGGCGTACAGCTAAGGCTTTGAAGTCTCTGCAGTTTACTAACCCAGGACGACAGACTGAATTCACTCCTGAGACCagtaagagggaaaaaagaaggctgcaaacaaaaaatccatcATTTAACTCTGACAG GCAAGTTATACCAGCCAAGAGTAAAGTCTACGATAGCCAGGGACTACTTCTTTACAGTGGGATGGACCTCTGTGACTGTCTTGATGAAGATTGCCTGGGATGTTTCTATGCTTGCCCCAAGTGTGGCTCCAACAAATGTGGCACCGAATGTCGCTGTGACCGCAAATGGCTTTATGAGCAAATTGAGATAGAAGGAGGAGAAATCATTCGTAATAAGCACGTTGGTTAG